TTCCAGCTTGTAAGTGCCGATTTCTTCCAACTGCTTTTGTACGGTGTCGTGGGCTACATTGAGCTGGGCAGTAGTGCCGGAGAGGTTACGTTCAAGGGCCTGAACTTCGTCCCGGGACTGTTCTGTCTTTTCCCGGTATGCCGCAATCTCCGTTCTTAATTCCGCCTCATCTTCCTGCATTGACTTCAGTTTCTCCTGCGCTACAATGAGGTCGGTATGTAGAGAGACATTCTTCTCATTCACGGCTTCAAGTTCTTGTTTTGATACCGTTTTCAACCTGACAAGGAGGGTTGCCATGATCCAGGCAATAATTCCTCCGGCCACAAAACCTATGAGAAGACCGGTTATTTCCATTTTTTTGCTTTTACGGTTACAATCCGGAATTTTTCAGGATATGTCCCATCTTTTTCTTCTTGGTTTCCATGTAGAAATGGTTGTACTCGTTGGGCGTAATTTCGATAGGCACATTTTCCACCACTTCCAGTCCGTAAGATTCCAGTCCGATACGTTTCACGGGATTGTTGGTCATTAACCGCATTTTTGTGACGCCCAGGCTTTGCAGGATTTGTGCACCCACGCCGTAATCGCGCTCGTCGGCCTTATAGCCTAAATGGAGGTTGGCATCAACCGTATCCATTCCCTTTTCCTGTAATTTGTAGGCCGAAGCCTTTGCCATAAGTCCGATTCCACGTCCTTCCTGATTGAGATAAACCAACACGCCTTTTCCTTCTTTTTCGATCATCTGCATGGCTTTATGCAGTTGTTCTCCGCATTCGCATCGCATGGAGCCGAAAATATCGCCGGTTATACACGACGAGTGAACGCGCACCAAAATGGGCTCGTCTTTGTGCCATTCTCCTTTTATCAGTGCTACGTGATCCAATCCGTTGGACTTCTGGCGAAAAGGAACCATATGGAAATCGCCGTACTGGGTGGGTAAATGTACCTCTTCCCCGCGGTTTACGAGCGACTCTGTCCTCAGGCGATACTTGATGAGATCGGCAACTGAAATAATCTTCAGGTTAAATTCCTTTGCCATTTTCATCAGTTCGGGCATGCGTGCCATTTCCCCGTCTTCCTTTTTTATCTCTGCCAGCGCTCCGGCAGGGTACAATCCGGCCAAACGGGCCAGGTCAATAGTAGCTTCCGTGTGTCCTGCACGGCGAATAACGCCTTTGCTCATGGCTCGTAACGGGAAAATGTGTCCCGGCCGGCCAAAATCTTCGGGTTTGGTTTCTTCACGTGCCAGCGCCAGTATGGTTTGTGCCCGGTCGTAGGCCGAGATGCCGGTCGTGCAGCCGTGAGTGAGTAAATCTATAGAGACGGTAAACGGTGTGGAGTGGATGGAGGTGTTGTGGGTGACCATCATGGGCAACTCCAATTCTTCGGCACGTTCTTTGGTGATGGGTGTACAGATAAGTCCCCGGGCGTGCGTCTCCATAAAGTTGACTTTTTCCGGCGTGATACACTCGGCAGCAATGATCAGATCGCCTTCATTTTCGCGGTCTTCGTCGTCGACCACGATTATGAAGTTTCCTTTT
This portion of the Petrimonas sulfuriphila genome encodes:
- a CDS encoding bifunctional 3,4-dihydroxy-2-butanone-4-phosphate synthase/GTP cyclohydrolase II codes for the protein MKEFTLNTIEEAIEEIKKGNFIIVVDDEDRENEGDLIIAAECITPEKVNFMETHARGLICTPITKERAEELELPMMVTHNTSIHSTPFTVSIDLLTHGCTTGISAYDRAQTILALAREETKPEDFGRPGHIFPLRAMSKGVIRRAGHTEATIDLARLAGLYPAGALAEIKKEDGEMARMPELMKMAKEFNLKIISVADLIKYRLRTESLVNRGEEVHLPTQYGDFHMVPFRQKSNGLDHVALIKGEWHKDEPILVRVHSSCITGDIFGSMRCECGEQLHKAMQMIEKEGKGVLVYLNQEGRGIGLMAKASAYKLQEKGMDTVDANLHLGYKADERDYGVGAQILQSLGVTKMRLMTNNPVKRIGLESYGLEVVENVPIEITPNEYNHFYMETKKKKMGHILKNSGL